In the Spirochaeta lutea genome, one interval contains:
- a CDS encoding alanine racemase, translated as MAELVIYKERILKNIRTLNTYFEKHGITWTLIVKMLSGNKRLLKEILTDPILSGALQSVGDSRLTGLRHVKELNPEIQTMYIKPPAIRFADQVVTYADVSLNSSFRTIEALNRAAGKQNKVHKVIIMIEMGELREGILGDNLIDFYTRVFALEHIDIIGIGTNLGCLFGVEPTRDKLVQLSLYKQLIEATFKTKVSLVSGGTSITLPVIEQGKLPKAVNHFRVGEAVFMGTSPLDQKRFSTLSESVFEYDAQILEIEEKDAQPDGVIGEGNIGHAIEAQEDDPSDKSFRALVDFGLIDVDAADLEPLDPEVSLFGSTSDMTVYSLGSNKTPSGQKKYQVGQSLPFKPSYMAVARLMSSKFIDKRVV; from the coding sequence ATGGCCGAATTGGTAATATACAAAGAACGAATCCTTAAAAACATCCGGACCCTCAACACCTATTTTGAAAAACACGGCATCACCTGGACCCTCATCGTTAAGATGCTCTCGGGGAATAAGCGGCTTTTAAAAGAAATTCTTACCGATCCCATTCTCAGCGGCGCCCTGCAGTCCGTGGGAGACAGCCGGCTCACGGGACTGCGCCATGTGAAGGAGCTGAATCCGGAAATTCAAACCATGTACATCAAACCCCCGGCTATCCGCTTTGCAGACCAGGTAGTTACCTATGCCGACGTATCCCTGAACAGCTCCTTCCGAACCATCGAGGCCCTGAATAGGGCTGCAGGCAAGCAGAACAAGGTCCACAAGGTCATTATTATGATCGAGATGGGGGAACTCCGGGAGGGAATCCTGGGGGATAACCTCATAGATTTTTACACCAGGGTCTTTGCCCTGGAACACATCGACATAATCGGGATCGGCACCAACCTCGGCTGTCTTTTTGGGGTGGAACCCACCCGGGATAAGCTCGTCCAGCTGTCCCTCTATAAACAGCTCATCGAGGCCACCTTTAAAACCAAGGTAAGCCTCGTCAGCGGCGGCACGAGCATCACCCTGCCAGTCATCGAACAGGGCAAACTTCCCAAGGCCGTGAACCACTTCCGGGTGGGGGAAGCAGTATTCATGGGGACAAGTCCCCTGGACCAGAAGCGCTTTAGCACCCTAAGCGAATCAGTCTTCGAATACGATGCCCAGATCCTGGAAATTGAGGAAAAGGACGCCCAGCCCGACGGGGTAATCGGAGAAGGAAACATCGGCCACGCCATTGAGGCCCAGGAAGACGACCCTAGCGATAAGAGTTTCCGCGCCCTGGTGGACTTCGGATTAATCGATGTTGATGCTGCGGATCTCGAACCCCTGGATCCCGAGGTCAGCCTCTTCGGGAGCACCAGCGATATGACGGTGTACAGCCTGGGTAGCAACAAGACCCCGTCTGGCCAGAAAAAATACCAGGTCGGCCAGTCCCTGCCCTTCAAGCCGAGCTACATGGCCGTGGCACGCCTCATGAGCTCCAAGTTCATCGATAAGCGGGTGGTGTAG
- a CDS encoding ROK family protein — protein sequence MSKPLLAGIEAGGTKFVCAVGYSPVDILKEIRFPTTTPEETMTRAYDFFKECQEEYGPIASLGIGSFGPVDLDRRSKTYGYITSTPKVRWAGTDIVGFFKSRMDVPIGFDTDTGAAALGEGRYGAGRGCDTFLYLTIGTGVGGGVVVDNKALHGLVHPEVGHIRLVPREDDTFQGTCPFHGTCLEGMAAGPAIQERWGKPGIELPEDHPAWDLEAYYLAQGLAAMVLTLSPQRIIMGGGVMHQPQIFPALRRYLKEFLNGYVDRPEITEEREDYIVFPERENQAGITGALLLAQDQLGAVQ from the coding sequence ATGTCGAAACCCCTGCTTGCCGGAATTGAGGCCGGAGGAACGAAGTTTGTCTGTGCGGTCGGATATTCCCCGGTGGATATCCTCAAGGAAATCCGATTTCCCACTACGACCCCGGAAGAGACCATGACCCGGGCCTATGATTTTTTTAAGGAATGCCAGGAAGAGTACGGGCCCATAGCATCCCTGGGAATCGGCTCATTCGGTCCGGTGGATTTGGATCGGCGATCCAAGACCTACGGGTATATTACATCCACCCCGAAGGTGCGCTGGGCTGGTACGGATATCGTCGGATTTTTTAAGAGTAGAATGGATGTGCCTATTGGGTTTGATACCGATACCGGCGCCGCAGCATTGGGAGAGGGACGGTACGGTGCCGGCCGGGGTTGCGATACCTTTCTCTACCTGACGATTGGAACCGGAGTCGGCGGCGGTGTGGTGGTAGATAATAAGGCGCTTCACGGGTTGGTTCATCCGGAGGTGGGACATATTCGGTTGGTACCCCGGGAGGATGATACCTTCCAAGGTACCTGTCCCTTTCACGGCACCTGCTTAGAGGGTATGGCTGCCGGCCCGGCAATTCAGGAGCGTTGGGGCAAACCGGGTATCGAATTACCCGAGGACCATCCGGCCTGGGATCTTGAGGCCTATTATTTGGCCCAGGGGCTGGCTGCTATGGTACTGACCCTGAGTCCTCAGCGCATTATCATGGGCGGCGGTGTCATGCATCAACCCCAGATATTTCCGGCTCTTCGGCGGTATTTGAAGGAGTTTCTCAACGGGTATGTTGACAGACCGGAGATTACCGAAGAACGGGAAGATTATATCGTATTTCCTGAGCGAGAGAACCAGGCGGGTATTACCGGTGCGCTTCTACTTGCCCAGGACCAGTTAGGAGCAGTACAGTAA
- a CDS encoding glutamine--tRNA ligase/YqeY domain fusion protein, whose product MSDETRPGLDFLRQTVKDDMDSGRFPPPVTTRFPPEPNGYLHIGHAKAICLDFGIAEEWQGKTNLRFDDTNPTKEDVEFVDSIKRDIHWLGFDWEDREFFASDYFEQLYQWAQQLISKGLAYVDSQSPEEISKNRGTPTQAGIESPYRTRTVEENLELFQDMRDGKFPDGSCVLRAKIDMAHPNLNMRDPVMYRIKHAHHHRTGDAWCIYPMYDWAHGQSDAIEGITHSMCTLEFENHRPLYNWYLEKLELPNPPRQIEFNRLNLTYTVLSKRKLLELVQKNIVEGWNDPRMPTISGIRRRGYPAGAIRAFVGAMGVSKTEGMVDLSALEYYVREELNRTARRVMVVLDPVKVVITNYPEGKTEQIDAENNPEDESAGWRTIPFSRELFIERADFMEAPPKKYFRLSPGKEVRLKHAYFITCQEVIKDARGIITELRCTYDPESRGGSSPDGRKVKGTLHWVSCQESVDARVRLYDNLFVKPDMGTLEEGKDYLDYLNPESLVEVTAKAEPCMTDAKAGEHYQFLRNGYFTADEIDHLPQDGTLVFNRTVTLKDSWAKMERKGQTN is encoded by the coding sequence ATGAGTGATGAAACACGACCAGGATTAGACTTTTTACGGCAAACAGTTAAGGACGACATGGATTCCGGACGGTTTCCCCCTCCGGTTACAACCCGATTTCCTCCGGAACCCAACGGCTACCTGCATATTGGGCATGCCAAGGCCATCTGCTTGGATTTCGGGATTGCCGAAGAATGGCAGGGCAAAACCAATCTTCGCTTCGATGACACCAACCCCACCAAGGAAGATGTAGAGTTCGTGGATTCCATAAAACGAGATATCCACTGGCTTGGTTTTGACTGGGAAGACCGGGAGTTTTTTGCCAGCGACTATTTTGAACAGCTGTACCAGTGGGCACAACAGCTCATATCCAAGGGGCTTGCCTACGTTGACAGCCAGAGTCCCGAAGAGATCAGCAAGAACCGGGGAACACCCACCCAGGCCGGCATTGAAAGCCCCTACCGAACCCGCACCGTTGAGGAAAACCTCGAGCTTTTTCAGGACATGCGGGACGGGAAATTTCCCGACGGCTCCTGCGTGCTCAGAGCAAAGATTGATATGGCCCATCCAAACCTCAATATGCGGGATCCGGTGATGTACCGGATTAAACATGCCCACCACCACCGTACCGGCGATGCATGGTGCATCTACCCCATGTACGACTGGGCCCACGGACAAAGCGATGCAATAGAGGGAATAACCCACTCCATGTGCACCCTGGAGTTCGAGAATCACCGGCCCCTGTACAACTGGTATCTTGAGAAGCTGGAACTGCCCAACCCTCCCAGGCAGATAGAATTTAACCGACTGAACCTTACCTACACCGTCCTGAGCAAGCGTAAGCTCCTGGAACTCGTGCAGAAGAATATTGTCGAGGGCTGGAACGATCCCCGGATGCCAACCATCTCGGGTATCCGCCGGAGGGGCTACCCTGCAGGTGCCATACGGGCCTTCGTGGGTGCGATGGGGGTTAGTAAAACCGAAGGGATGGTGGATCTCTCGGCCCTGGAATACTACGTCAGGGAGGAGCTGAACCGTACGGCCCGGCGGGTGATGGTAGTCCTTGATCCGGTAAAGGTAGTGATTACCAACTACCCCGAGGGAAAAACCGAGCAGATAGATGCGGAGAACAATCCCGAGGATGAATCTGCCGGCTGGAGGACCATTCCGTTCTCCCGGGAGCTATTCATTGAGCGGGCAGATTTTATGGAAGCCCCCCCCAAGAAGTACTTCCGGCTATCACCCGGTAAGGAGGTCCGCCTCAAACACGCCTACTTCATTACCTGCCAAGAGGTAATTAAGGATGCCCGGGGAATTATCACTGAGCTTCGCTGCACCTACGATCCCGAAAGCCGGGGCGGATCAAGCCCCGATGGCAGAAAGGTCAAGGGCACCCTGCACTGGGTAAGCTGTCAGGAATCCGTGGATGCCCGGGTCCGGTTGTACGACAACCTATTTGTGAAACCCGACATGGGAACCCTCGAGGAAGGCAAGGATTACCTGGATTACCTGAATCCGGAGAGTCTGGTGGAGGTGACTGCTAAGGCTGAACCCTGTATGACGGATGCGAAAGCCGGGGAGCACTACCAGTTCCTGCGCAACGGCTATTTTACCGCCGATGAAATCGACCACCTTCCTCAGGACGGCACCCTGGTATTCAACCGGACCGTCACCCTGAAGGATAGTTGGGCAAAAATGGAACGGAAGGGTCAAACCAACTAA
- the radC gene encoding RadC family protein yields the protein MKTPLYQNHGSAGEPGLPILHGRSLKPNIRERAVSSGIAGLSDEELLGLMIGSGIKGHPVSKLSKLLLPLLSLQGHRGPEPEIFSRIPGIGAAKAAMLSAAAEYFRRVYTPRGKKISAPQDVLSHINHYSHRNQEHFISIYLNGAHEIIQVRVTCIGLINRTIVHPREVFAPAVELRAVAVIVAHNHPSGNLEPSREDLEVTERLLRAGEIIGIGLLDHIILGPNGSASLLELGLFPG from the coding sequence ATGAAAACACCCTTATACCAGAATCATGGATCTGCCGGAGAGCCGGGACTCCCTATCCTCCATGGCAGATCCTTAAAACCCAACATCCGGGAGCGGGCGGTTTCCTCCGGAATTGCCGGACTCTCCGATGAAGAACTCCTCGGCCTGATGATCGGAAGCGGCATTAAGGGACACCCGGTCTCGAAACTCAGCAAGCTTCTTCTTCCCCTGCTCAGTCTGCAGGGCCACCGGGGTCCCGAACCGGAGATCTTCTCCCGCATCCCCGGGATCGGCGCTGCCAAGGCCGCCATGCTCAGCGCTGCGGCTGAGTACTTTCGCCGGGTATACACCCCCCGGGGTAAAAAGATATCAGCCCCCCAGGATGTCCTTTCCCATATCAATCACTATTCCCACCGCAACCAGGAACACTTCATATCGATCTACCTCAACGGCGCCCACGAGATTATCCAGGTTCGGGTAACCTGCATCGGGCTTATCAACCGGACTATTGTCCACCCCCGGGAGGTCTTTGCACCGGCAGTGGAGCTCCGGGCGGTGGCGGTCATCGTAGCCCATAACCACCCCTCGGGGAACCTGGAACCCAGCAGGGAGGATCTGGAGGTTACCGAGCGGCTGTTACGCGCCGGGGAGATCATCGGGATCGGCCTTTTGGATCATATTATCCTGGGCCCGAACGGGTCGGCCAGCCTTCTTGAGTTGGGCTTGTTTCCCGGTTAG
- a CDS encoding MgtC/SapB family protein, which yields MDLLTWLSELFTKQEIQLDTLVLRLALSAIFGGMVGLERERKNQAAGLRTHLLICLGATILMMLSIYMAQAFPGDAADPSRIAAQVVSGIGFLGAGAIVRMGLDIRGLTTAASIWVVAAIGLVTGAGMYAAAVIAVGIVLFALGILERISTKVFPKAVTRRLSLSGEGLQERVETIRGIIEDQRVEIHGMSIDYQVKKEGVTMHLDVLIPKDIPVNQLVVSLSDIPGVKRVNLEFHPGT from the coding sequence ATGGATCTCCTTACCTGGCTTAGTGAGCTTTTTACAAAACAAGAAATCCAGCTGGACACCCTGGTGCTGCGGCTTGCCCTCTCTGCTATTTTTGGGGGTATGGTGGGATTAGAACGGGAGCGCAAAAATCAGGCCGCCGGTCTCCGTACCCATCTTCTGATCTGCCTCGGCGCTACCATTCTCATGATGCTCTCCATCTACATGGCCCAGGCCTTTCCCGGGGATGCGGCGGATCCCTCCAGAATCGCCGCCCAGGTGGTCTCGGGTATCGGATTTCTCGGAGCCGGGGCCATTGTCCGCATGGGACTGGATATCCGGGGTCTGACTACCGCAGCCAGTATCTGGGTGGTTGCGGCTATCGGTCTGGTGACCGGCGCGGGCATGTACGCTGCTGCCGTTATTGCGGTGGGCATCGTACTCTTTGCTCTGGGGATTCTGGAACGGATATCCACCAAGGTGTTTCCCAAGGCGGTAACCCGGCGTTTGAGTTTATCCGGGGAAGGCCTCCAGGAACGGGTTGAGACTATCCGGGGGATCATCGAGGATCAGCGGGTGGAGATTCACGGAATGAGCATTGATTACCAGGTTAAGAAGGAGGGGGTCACCATGCATCTGGATGTACTCATTCCGAAGGACATTCCGGTCAACCAGCTGGTGGTATCCCTTTCCGATATACCCGGGGTTAAACGGGTCAACCTTGAGTTCCACCCCGGTACCTAG
- a CDS encoding GGDEF domain-containing protein, translated as MNQVQISRSIKQTLLSDSLCFNEALSSLQSSYGDNPEFYSILIRLLAQKAIEPHRAREIYRAAQDLQERLSTGMHASVDFRSALMEYLLSQESLYTFPTVVEYQEYEQQQNHALTDFLTGLSNRRFFETQCTQELHRARRHGYRIALVFADVDDFKSINDEFGHKAGDMALIRIARCLQKNARIEDITARFGGEEFVAVLPHTDGQGAMVFAQRLCQAVASMKLPYSITLSAGVAVFPEDGMKVRDLLDTADRRMYQAKSQGKNQVTGPGSRS; from the coding sequence ATGAATCAGGTTCAGATAAGTCGGAGTATTAAGCAAACCCTTTTGTCTGATTCTCTATGCTTCAATGAAGCACTTTCATCCCTTCAATCCAGTTACGGTGATAATCCCGAGTTTTATTCCATTCTCATACGCCTACTGGCCCAGAAGGCCATTGAACCCCACCGTGCCCGGGAAATATACCGGGCAGCCCAGGATCTTCAGGAACGGTTATCTACGGGAATGCACGCTTCGGTGGATTTTAGATCCGCCCTCATGGAGTATTTGCTCTCCCAGGAGTCGCTCTACACCTTTCCGACGGTGGTGGAGTACCAAGAGTATGAACAGCAGCAGAACCACGCCCTGACAGACTTCCTGACCGGCCTGAGCAACCGCCGGTTTTTTGAGACCCAATGCACCCAGGAGCTGCACCGGGCCCGGCGACACGGCTACCGGATTGCTCTGGTCTTTGCGGATGTGGATGATTTTAAGAGCATTAACGATGAGTTCGGGCATAAGGCAGGGGATATGGCCCTGATCCGGATCGCCCGGTGCCTTCAGAAAAACGCCCGGATCGAGGATATAACGGCCCGGTTCGGGGGTGAAGAGTTTGTGGCGGTCCTGCCCCATACCGACGGTCAGGGTGCTATGGTGTTTGCTCAACGGCTGTGTCAGGCCGTAGCATCCATGAAACTGCCCTATTCCATAACCCTTTCTGCGGGGGTCGCTGTCTTTCCGGAGGACGGCATGAAGGTACGGGATCTCCTGGATACAGCCGACCGCCGTATGTACCAGGCAAAATCCCAGGGTAAAAACCAAGTGACAGGACCCGGAAGTCGTTCCTAA
- a CDS encoding MarC family protein encodes MVQQIIPIFLALFILIDPLGVSMIYLSLTAEMPLAKRRKIALRAPLIAFIVLGLFIFLGQTIIGALGIMPGSLYVAGGILLFFVATDLLFAKPKRTKTSEQEEDSPGQDVAIFPLALPLLSGPGAITAILLYLSDNPHNLVFSLVLLGVVAVVLGLGVIFMLGSRFVRKVLRDTGVKVIERIMGILLAGMSVQFVYNGLVKLEILPL; translated from the coding sequence ATGGTACAACAGATCATTCCCATTTTTCTGGCCCTCTTCATCCTCATAGATCCCCTGGGAGTATCCATGATCTACCTCTCCTTGACCGCAGAAATGCCCCTGGCAAAACGCCGGAAAATCGCCCTGCGTGCCCCCTTGATCGCCTTCATCGTCCTGGGACTCTTCATATTTCTCGGTCAGACCATCATCGGGGCCCTGGGAATCATGCCGGGCAGTCTGTACGTTGCCGGCGGAATCCTCCTGTTTTTTGTTGCAACGGACCTATTATTTGCGAAACCTAAGCGGACCAAAACCTCCGAGCAGGAAGAGGATTCCCCGGGGCAGGATGTGGCGATTTTTCCCCTGGCCCTGCCCCTGCTTTCCGGCCCCGGGGCGATAACTGCTATTCTGCTCTACCTGAGCGACAATCCCCACAACCTCGTCTTTTCCCTGGTGCTTCTGGGAGTGGTTGCCGTGGTCTTAGGGTTGGGGGTGATTTTCATGCTCGGCAGCCGTTTTGTGCGAAAGGTGCTCCGGGACACGGGGGTTAAGGTCATTGAACGGATCATGGGAATCCTTTTGGCCGGAATGAGCGTACAATTCGTATACAACGGCCTGGTGAAGCTCGAAATACTTCCGTTATAA
- a CDS encoding DUF368 domain-containing protein: MNQKTFKVLPNPGLILSGAAIGAANAVPGVSGGTIAVVTGIYDRLISAVSGFFSNEYGWKQNLWYLVQVGVGLGLGIIAIAHLVDWLFLRAPQQTTFGFMGLIAGSIPFLLHIARPKEFRWYHGVVFLVFLAGMILLSLQPEPLESGAMRELTPESALGIFAAGVIASAAMVIPGISGSFILLILGLYSTFIGAIKDFNLPLLGILVLGAALGIIGVSKLMGFLLRRFHSLTYAAIIGLVLGSLVELWPGITLDLTGGVSVLSFLGGAGAAYLLGRRPNA, from the coding sequence ATGAATCAAAAAACGTTCAAGGTTTTACCCAATCCTGGGCTAATTCTTTCCGGGGCGGCCATCGGTGCGGCGAATGCGGTACCCGGGGTTAGCGGCGGCACCATCGCCGTAGTTACCGGAATCTATGACCGGCTCATTTCTGCCGTGAGCGGTTTCTTTTCCAACGAGTACGGGTGGAAACAGAATCTCTGGTACCTGGTGCAGGTCGGGGTCGGCCTGGGTCTGGGTATCATCGCTATTGCCCATCTGGTGGACTGGCTCTTCCTTCGGGCTCCTCAGCAAACCACCTTCGGATTTATGGGATTAATCGCCGGGAGTATTCCCTTCCTCCTCCATATTGCCCGTCCAAAGGAGTTCCGCTGGTACCATGGGGTGGTATTTCTTGTTTTTTTAGCGGGGATGATTCTCCTGAGTCTCCAGCCCGAACCCCTGGAATCCGGCGCCATGCGTGAGCTTACCCCGGAATCCGCCCTGGGTATCTTCGCGGCAGGGGTCATTGCTTCGGCTGCAATGGTCATTCCGGGTATCTCCGGCAGCTTTATTCTGTTGATTCTGGGATTGTACAGCACCTTCATCGGGGCGATTAAGGATTTCAATCTGCCCCTGTTGGGTATTCTGGTTCTGGGGGCTGCCCTGGGCATTATCGGTGTCAGCAAACTCATGGGGTTCCTGCTCCGGCGATTTCATAGTCTGACCTACGCTGCCATCATCGGGTTGGTGTTGGGGTCCCTGGTCGAGCTGTGGCCCGGAATCACCCTGGACCTTACCGGTGGCGTGTCTGTTCTCAGTTTCCTCGGCGGTGCTGGGGCGGCGTATCTGCTGGGTCGCCGGCCCAACGCCTAG
- a CDS encoding aldo/keto reductase, with translation MTTQPVGTNGPVVSRIGFGCMGLGGDWTDAPLSARAVDQAREVVEAALQAGFTLFDHADIYTRGKAEETFGELLKQQPGLRQSMVIQSKCGIRFADTPEPGAPGRYDFSYDYIIQAVNASLRRLGTDYLDILLLHRPDPLCEPEEVARAIEQLHSQGKVLHFGVSNHNWAQIQLLESTLTRPLVVNQIEMSLAHYGFVEAGVSLNQFSPRYPQGLEGTLEYCRRRGIQLQAWSPLAQGYLTGRPLDDQHAHLAQVAELVGRYAQQHGVAEEAIALAWLLRHPGAIVPIIGTTNIARINACAQADQVRLSREEWYHLYTAARGAVMP, from the coding sequence ATGACCACACAACCTGTAGGAACGAATGGACCGGTAGTCTCGCGGATCGGCTTTGGCTGTATGGGCCTGGGGGGTGATTGGACCGATGCTCCTCTATCGGCCCGGGCGGTGGATCAGGCCCGGGAGGTGGTGGAAGCGGCCTTACAAGCGGGGTTCACCCTGTTCGACCACGCCGACATCTATACCCGGGGCAAGGCTGAGGAAACCTTCGGAGAGTTGCTCAAACAGCAGCCCGGGTTACGCCAGTCCATGGTCATTCAGTCAAAATGCGGTATCCGGTTCGCCGATACCCCTGAACCCGGCGCACCGGGCCGGTACGACTTTTCCTATGACTACATTATTCAGGCGGTAAACGCCAGTCTTCGTCGTTTGGGTACGGACTACCTGGATATCCTCCTGCTCCATCGGCCTGATCCCCTCTGCGAGCCCGAGGAGGTGGCCCGGGCCATTGAGCAGCTCCATTCCCAGGGGAAGGTTCTGCACTTCGGTGTATCAAACCATAACTGGGCGCAAATTCAGCTCCTAGAATCTACCCTCACCCGCCCCCTGGTGGTGAATCAAATCGAGATGAGCCTGGCTCACTACGGATTTGTTGAAGCCGGGGTAAGCCTGAACCAGTTCAGTCCCCGGTATCCCCAGGGATTAGAGGGAACACTAGAGTACTGCCGACGCCGGGGGATTCAGCTTCAGGCCTGGAGCCCTCTGGCCCAGGGATATCTCACCGGCAGGCCCCTGGACGATCAGCACGCCCATCTGGCCCAGGTCGCGGAGCTGGTGGGCCGGTATGCCCAGCAGCACGGGGTGGCCGAGGAAGCTATTGCCCTGGCCTGGCTTCTTCGCCATCCTGGAGCCATCGTTCCGATTATCGGAACCACCAATATCGCCCGGATTAACGCCTGCGCCCAAGCAGACCAGGTACGACTCTCCCGGGAGGAATGGTACCATCTCTACACCGCCGCCCGGGGTGCGGTCATGCCCTAA
- a CDS encoding MnmC family methyltransferase, translated as MNTSFPYNPHYDDPYFSPGAGFAEATHVFIRGSGLDLNIPRGITIGETGFGTGLNLWALLTHLPDCSRQSGAFPGRPQGPADALDQPAEAHSRPAGVQSSPAGSRDPAENENPMAGSQNPAEAQGQPAEAHSRPADLQNPAEERDVVDRLRGQPRERKNPAEESPELWYWSVDAYPLEWDQLQEWLQPYWDSGELSALNPGDVRSWYQALGLGLGRLGWHLSSWDFRGWRVRLALWQGDVEGMLSALGHSGVSFHGWFLDGHSPEKNPQMWSSEVLQDVGALTLPGGFAVTYSAAGVVKAGLRRAGFQVVRRPGFGVKRHMVVARKPASGPEGVFEG; from the coding sequence ATGAACACCTCCTTTCCTTATAATCCCCATTACGATGATCCCTACTTCTCCCCCGGAGCCGGCTTTGCCGAGGCTACCCACGTATTCATCCGCGGATCGGGACTTGACCTGAACATCCCCCGGGGAATCACCATCGGTGAGACGGGCTTCGGCACCGGCCTGAATCTCTGGGCCCTTCTGACCCACTTACCTGACTGTAGCCGGCAGTCCGGTGCCTTCCCGGGGAGGCCCCAGGGGCCGGCAGACGCGCTGGACCAACCGGCCGAGGCGCATAGTAGACCGGCGGGAGTCCAGAGCAGCCCGGCCGGATCGCGAGATCCGGCAGAAAATGAGAACCCCATGGCTGGATCGCAGAATCCGGCCGAGGCGCAGGGCCAACCGGCTGAGGCGCATAGTAGACCGGCGGATTTACAGAATCCGGCCGAGGAGCGGGATGTGGTCGACAGGCTCCGCGGCCAACCAAGGGAGCGAAAGAATCCGGCGGAAGAGTCGCCAGAGTTGTGGTACTGGTCCGTGGATGCGTATCCGCTGGAATGGGACCAACTGCAAGAATGGCTACAGCCCTACTGGGACAGCGGGGAGTTGTCGGCCCTGAACCCCGGTGATGTACGGTCTTGGTACCAGGCACTGGGGCTTGGACTGGGGCGGCTGGGGTGGCACCTGTCTTCCTGGGACTTTCGGGGCTGGCGGGTACGGCTGGCTCTCTGGCAGGGTGATGTGGAGGGAATGCTCTCGGCCCTAGGCCATTCCGGCGTGTCCTTCCATGGCTGGTTCCTGGACGGCCACAGCCCGGAGAAGAATCCCCAGATGTGGTCTTCGGAGGTGCTGCAGGATGTCGGCGCATTAACCTTGCCCGGGGGATTCGCGGTTACCTACAGTGCGGCCGGGGTGGTGAAGGCCGGACTGCGCCGGGCGGGGTTCCAGGTAGTCCGCCGGCCCGGTTTCGGAGTTAAGCGGCACATGGTGGTGGCGCGAAAACCGGCATCGGGTCCGGAGGGTGTTTTCGAGGGCTGA
- a CDS encoding Fur family transcriptional regulator: MTVSKFRKSAQRERLFQVIAATDTHPTAQWLYDQLKPEFPSLSLGNLYRNLHILQEQGRIERLNIPGSDTDRYDVMDTPHYHLICTSCNRIFDVPAEGLDGVIARVQGTAGFTVSQAYVQFTGLCADCRNR; this comes from the coding sequence ATGACTGTTTCAAAATTCAGGAAAAGTGCACAACGCGAGCGCCTGTTCCAGGTAATAGCAGCCACTGATACCCATCCCACCGCCCAATGGCTCTACGACCAGTTGAAGCCCGAATTTCCCTCTCTGAGCCTGGGCAACCTCTACCGTAATCTACACATCCTCCAGGAACAGGGCAGGATCGAACGCCTGAACATCCCCGGAAGCGATACCGACCGCTACGATGTTATGGATACCCCCCACTACCACCTGATCTGCACATCCTGCAACCGGATCTTCGATGTGCCCGCCGAGGGACTGGATGGGGTGATAGCCCGGGTCCAAGGAACGGCCGGATTTACCGTTTCCCAGGCCTATGTACAGTTCACCGGTCTATGCGCGGATTGCAGGAACCGCTGA